One part of the Desulfurococcaceae archaeon genome encodes these proteins:
- a CDS encoding M20 family metallo-hydrolase, producing the protein MSEDIVKRVVSKVDSLKDYAVNLLMEIVRRPAVNPAFGGEGEYDKAMFLLDEIKQWGFSDVKVINAQDPRAKNGVRPNIIAYIKGEVDDKLWILAHLDVVPPGDLSAWTATKPFEPVIKEGKIYGRGSEDNGQAIVSSLVAAKALLEEGIKPKRTVAIALVSDEEAGSDYGIGYLIKHHPELFGKNDIALVPDAGVSDGSFIEVAEKSILWSKLRFKGIQSHASMPHKGLNPHRVAAEFILLLDRLVREKYGRVDPLFDPPTTTCEPTMVRNPSGSPNIIPGEHEVVFDCRVLPGYGLDDFLKDVNNVFNTVKSVYEKKVGEAVFPQLELEISMRADAAPPTPVDSPIVKSLVEALKTLRGLEPKVGGIGGGTVAAFFRRIGIPAAVWSTVDETAHSPNEYCIIGNLVADAKVMAYLMVKA; encoded by the coding sequence GTGTCGGAAGACATCGTAAAACGCGTTGTAAGTAAAGTCGATTCTCTTAAAGACTATGCGGTTAATCTCCTAATGGAGATCGTCCGTAGACCCGCAGTAAACCCCGCCTTCGGCGGAGAAGGCGAGTACGATAAAGCAATGTTCCTATTAGATGAAATCAAGCAATGGGGATTTAGTGACGTAAAGGTAATCAATGCGCAAGACCCGCGCGCCAAGAACGGAGTTAGACCTAACATCATAGCTTACATAAAGGGAGAAGTGGACGATAAGCTGTGGATTTTAGCGCACCTCGACGTCGTTCCACCCGGCGACCTAAGCGCGTGGACAGCTACAAAGCCGTTTGAACCGGTCATCAAGGAAGGCAAGATCTATGGAAGGGGGAGCGAAGACAACGGGCAGGCAATAGTGTCCTCCCTAGTAGCCGCTAAAGCGCTACTAGAAGAGGGTATTAAGCCTAAGAGAACGGTCGCGATAGCGCTGGTAAGCGACGAGGAGGCAGGGTCAGACTACGGCATAGGCTACCTAATAAAGCACCACCCAGAGCTATTCGGTAAAAACGACATAGCACTTGTACCGGACGCCGGGGTAAGTGACGGTAGTTTCATCGAAGTTGCAGAGAAGTCCATACTATGGTCTAAGCTAAGGTTTAAAGGAATACAATCACACGCTAGCATGCCCCATAAGGGCCTGAACCCGCACAGGGTTGCCGCGGAGTTCATCCTTCTACTAGATAGGCTTGTAAGAGAGAAGTATGGAAGAGTGGACCCACTATTTGATCCGCCCACGACAACGTGCGAGCCGACGATGGTCAGGAACCCAAGCGGATCTCCAAACATCATACCCGGAGAACACGAAGTAGTGTTTGACTGCAGAGTGCTACCGGGATACGGCCTAGACGACTTCCTCAAAGACGTCAATAACGTGTTCAACACCGTTAAATCCGTATACGAGAAGAAAGTGGGCGAAGCTGTATTCCCGCAGCTTGAATTAGAGATCTCGATGAGAGCAGACGCAGCTCCACCCACACCTGTAGACTCGCCTATTGTCAAGTCACTGGTAGAGGCTCTAAAGACACTTAGAGGCCTGGAGCCCAAGGTCGGAGGAATAGGTGGAGGCACCGTAGCTGCGTTCTTCAGGAGAATAGGCATTCCCGCAGCAGTGTGGTCTACGGTAGACGAGACCGCTCACTCGCCGAATGAGTACTGCATAATAGGGAACCTGGTTGCAGACGCGAAAGTAATGGCGTACTTGATGGTAAAGGCCTGA
- a CDS encoding XdhC family protein gives MSSVEILEWVLKRVSKGEKVALVTIVGKEGSGPRDIGTMMAVSADGSVMGTIGGGEVENIVVKEAVSALREGRSKRVKVALRPENVPENAIKTRMICGGILEAFINVIQPTPRVIIVGAGHVGKPVADIGNLLKYHVIVLDRDSELASHERYPYAERIVGDVVSEVEKLELREADVVVVTYGEPEVDYQVLKKLLLKGFKGHVWALCSKRRAIWMIERLKQEGINVDEFKDRIHAPAGLDIGSDTPEEIAVSIWAEILCEARKCSKPVRSLGVLHGPA, from the coding sequence ATGAGTTCCGTGGAGATCCTCGAGTGGGTGCTAAAGAGGGTGTCAAAGGGGGAGAAGGTGGCTCTCGTAACTATAGTGGGTAAGGAAGGTAGTGGTCCCCGGGATATCGGCACGATGATGGCGGTTTCCGCTGACGGGTCCGTTATGGGGACTATAGGTGGCGGCGAGGTGGAGAACATAGTTGTAAAGGAGGCTGTATCGGCGCTGAGGGAGGGTAGGTCTAAGAGGGTAAAAGTGGCTTTGAGGCCCGAAAACGTCCCCGAGAACGCCATTAAAACTAGGATGATATGTGGTGGTATACTAGAGGCCTTCATAAACGTAATACAGCCCACACCTAGAGTTATCATAGTGGGTGCGGGGCATGTCGGTAAACCGGTAGCCGATATAGGCAACCTCCTTAAGTACCACGTAATCGTCTTAGACAGAGACTCCGAACTCGCAAGCCATGAGAGGTATCCATATGCCGAGAGAATAGTCGGTGATGTAGTAAGCGAGGTGGAGAAGCTTGAACTACGCGAAGCTGACGTTGTCGTAGTAACGTATGGTGAGCCAGAAGTAGATTACCAGGTGCTCAAGAAGCTCCTGCTCAAGGGCTTTAAGGGACATGTATGGGCTCTCTGCAGTAAGAGGAGGGCGATCTGGATGATCGAGAGGCTTAAACAGGAAGGTATAAACGTAGACGAGTTCAAAGACAGAATTCACGCGCCTGCAGGGCTTGATATAGGGTCAGATACGCCAGAGGAGATTGCCGTGAGCATATGGGCTGAGATACTGTGTGAGGCGAGGAAGTGTAGTAAGCCGGTTAGGTCCCTCGGGGTCTTGCACGGACCGGCATAG
- a CDS encoding VWA domain-containing protein, producing the protein MKTEKGVLKGIEYESPLVKYRGSKVSRLARLLLLGGDARIDPLLAVDVYYSLYLPAPVIDEDAQNQLCRAVVQALIQTSEGRRLRARTILDQVLSTITAALYLAKLHERYSWINGRRQDATTSINEVLVEAKELTGEVESDIEALSRVRLALEGFEPGTLSVFSLEDYSLELIRLAKEADVRRILDVISGLKYWSTVTSRKYRPFKKGGKMGYELGSDVERMSPRNLIYGEDAFYAKLVQGRLLLYNKVLEESAGPIYVLLDKSGSMEGEKITWAKAVALALYIKAVRSRCEYYIRFFDSQPYGLVRVGKTPRSSEAVRVFEYVARIKGAGGTDITRALVTALSDLDEGKVAGSSIVLITDGIDRVMERPIKEGLKRTRASLITVMVKGDNKSLAALSKEYLKVVKLNREEIVKVVKAVESS; encoded by the coding sequence GTGAAAACGGAGAAGGGAGTACTAAAAGGCATAGAGTACGAGAGCCCGCTCGTCAAGTACAGGGGTAGTAAGGTATCGAGGCTAGCACGCTTACTTCTACTAGGAGGCGACGCGAGGATAGACCCCCTCCTCGCCGTTGACGTGTACTACTCGCTTTACCTACCGGCACCGGTAATAGACGAAGACGCGCAGAACCAGCTGTGCAGGGCAGTAGTGCAAGCGCTAATTCAAACTAGTGAAGGACGGAGGTTGAGAGCCAGAACTATTCTCGACCAGGTGCTCAGCACCATTACTGCGGCACTATACCTCGCAAAACTACATGAGCGGTATTCGTGGATTAACGGTAGGCGCCAGGACGCCACGACGAGTATTAACGAGGTCTTGGTAGAAGCAAAGGAGCTCACAGGTGAGGTGGAATCCGATATCGAGGCACTTTCACGTGTAAGGCTCGCGCTAGAGGGATTCGAGCCCGGCACTCTTAGCGTCTTCTCGCTAGAGGACTACAGCCTGGAGCTTATAAGGCTCGCGAAGGAGGCGGATGTGAGGAGAATCCTTGATGTAATATCCGGCTTGAAGTATTGGAGTACTGTGACGTCTAGAAAGTACAGGCCATTCAAGAAAGGCGGGAAAATGGGGTACGAGCTCGGATCGGATGTCGAGAGGATGTCCCCTAGAAATCTCATATACGGCGAAGACGCGTTCTACGCGAAGCTCGTGCAGGGCAGGCTACTGCTGTATAATAAGGTACTAGAAGAGTCCGCAGGGCCCATATACGTTCTACTGGATAAGAGCGGTAGCATGGAAGGTGAGAAAATAACGTGGGCGAAGGCCGTCGCACTGGCACTTTACATAAAGGCCGTCAGGAGCAGGTGTGAGTACTACATTAGGTTTTTTGATAGCCAGCCTTATGGCTTGGTCAGAGTTGGCAAAACCCCGAGGTCTAGCGAGGCGGTAAGAGTCTTCGAGTACGTGGCTAGGATCAAAGGGGCCGGTGGAACGGACATAACTCGCGCGCTCGTAACGGCACTATCCGACCTCGACGAGGGAAAAGTGGCAGGCAGCTCTATAGTGTTAATTACGGATGGCATTGACAGGGTAATGGAGCGCCCAATAAAAGAGGGCCTTAAGAGGACACGCGCTTCGCTTATAACGGTAATGGTGAAGGGCGATAACAAGAGTTTAGCGGCATTATCAAAAGAGTACTTAAAAGTCGTGAAGCTGAATAGGGAAGAGATAGTAAAGGTGGTGAAAGCCGTTGAAAGCTCCTAG
- a CDS encoding AAA family ATPase yields the protein MSNGNLQELVSAVNRFKKELEKPFVGREEEALVITFALVTSEHAILVGEPGTAKSAIARRAADLLRARFFKYLLTKYTEPDELLGPLDIAALKEGRYVRITRGKLPDAEIAFLDEIFNAGSAILNALLTLINERIIYDGYVEIPVPLWTLISASNTVPEEQEYQALYDRFLLRHFVKPVSEDKWPMLLEASWKIEREGYRAPQPVLSIEDLKTINSLILSVDVSRVKQQLVKLYAVLEDQGVHLTDRRKGKALKVIAAHAFLNNRLVASEEDLFALKYVAAGTREEAEKVQVILLEELGTRERLLSELREVEENIREAKAFIARVREFDPRLIEYLRGFERAREKIRRIAESATDEYVKKRALDLLVEVGNMVEDIKKRLLM from the coding sequence TTGAGCAACGGGAACTTACAGGAACTGGTTAGCGCTGTCAATAGGTTTAAGAAGGAGCTAGAGAAGCCTTTTGTTGGTAGGGAAGAGGAGGCGCTCGTAATAACGTTTGCCCTCGTAACCTCCGAACATGCCATCCTGGTGGGAGAACCGGGTACCGCGAAGTCCGCTATAGCTAGACGGGCTGCAGACCTGCTCAGGGCGCGTTTCTTCAAGTACCTCTTAACGAAGTACACTGAACCCGATGAGCTACTGGGTCCGCTGGACATAGCTGCACTTAAAGAAGGCAGGTACGTTAGGATCACCCGGGGCAAATTACCTGATGCCGAAATAGCGTTTTTAGACGAAATCTTCAACGCCGGCTCGGCTATATTGAACGCTCTCTTAACACTCATAAACGAGCGGATAATATATGACGGATATGTCGAGATCCCCGTCCCCCTCTGGACACTAATATCAGCGAGTAACACCGTGCCCGAAGAGCAAGAATACCAAGCTCTCTACGATAGGTTTTTACTAAGGCACTTTGTGAAGCCGGTTAGTGAGGACAAGTGGCCAATGCTCCTTGAAGCCTCATGGAAAATCGAAAGAGAAGGTTACAGGGCCCCTCAACCGGTTCTCTCAATAGAGGACTTGAAAACTATAAATTCGCTAATACTGTCAGTAGACGTGTCCCGAGTAAAGCAACAACTCGTAAAGCTCTACGCCGTTTTAGAGGATCAGGGCGTACACTTAACTGACAGAAGGAAGGGCAAGGCATTAAAGGTGATAGCAGCACACGCCTTTCTAAACAACAGGCTAGTTGCCTCCGAAGAGGACCTGTTTGCTTTAAAATACGTTGCCGCGGGCACCCGAGAAGAGGCTGAAAAAGTCCAAGTAATACTTCTAGAAGAGCTGGGTACTCGTGAAAGGCTTCTCAGCGAGCTTCGAGAAGTAGAGGAAAACATTAGGGAAGCTAAAGCCTTCATAGCCAGGGTACGTGAATTCGATCCGAGGCTTATCGAGTACCTGAGAGGCTTTGAGAGAGCGCGAGAAAAGATCAGAAGAATAGCGGAGAGCGCTACAGACGAGTACGTCAAGAAGCGGGCATTAGATCTCCTCGTAGAAGTCGGCAACATGGTGGAGGACATTAAAAAGAGGCTGTTAATGTGA
- a CDS encoding DUF123 domain-containing protein, with product MDWNCYVLVLEVMCDIEAKLARSSVILKPGVYLYIGSSRGPGGALARIIRHVSSSKKAWWHVDSLTLSPCCALKGFYLLNSACKDCELEVSQRLARLFSYVPGFGSADKPQSPSHLFICSEDYENCTCKVYSILERIECVVDVIYVDAGGDNLRIIK from the coding sequence GTGGATTGGAACTGCTACGTGCTGGTGCTCGAAGTAATGTGTGATATCGAGGCTAAGCTAGCACGTAGTAGCGTCATACTCAAGCCCGGAGTATACCTGTACATAGGGTCGTCGCGGGGGCCTGGCGGGGCGCTGGCTAGGATAATCAGGCACGTTTCCAGTAGCAAGAAGGCGTGGTGGCACGTCGACAGCTTAACTCTCAGTCCATGCTGTGCTCTAAAGGGCTTTTACCTACTCAATTCCGCGTGCAAGGACTGCGAACTAGAAGTATCACAGCGGCTTGCAAGGCTCTTCAGCTACGTGCCGGGATTCGGCTCAGCCGACAAGCCGCAAAGCCCCTCGCACCTATTCATATGCTCGGAGGACTACGAGAACTGTACGTGCAAAGTGTACAGTATTTTAGAGCGCATAGAGTGCGTAGTGGACGTTATATACGTAGATGCTGGGGGCGACAATTTAAGGATAATTAAGTAG
- a CDS encoding OB-fold nucleic acid binding domain-containing protein, producing the protein MENVTVRVRVLNTTQPRTIETKKGARTISNAIVGDSTGRVEAVLWGEKVTALKTGDVVEIKGAWVTAYRGKVQLNIGRNTDITPLPGDSVSEEIPESEPRAAGGPPAPPRGRRGGFTKKRRGESIE; encoded by the coding sequence ATGGAGAATGTAACTGTAAGGGTAAGGGTACTAAATACCACACAGCCGAGAACAATAGAAACGAAGAAAGGCGCCAGGACCATTAGTAACGCCATCGTAGGAGATTCTACGGGTAGGGTTGAAGCTGTACTGTGGGGCGAGAAGGTAACGGCATTGAAGACCGGGGACGTCGTAGAGATCAAAGGTGCTTGGGTTACCGCCTATAGGGGTAAAGTGCAACTAAACATAGGCAGAAACACTGATATAACCCCGCTACCGGGTGACAGCGTCTCCGAGGAAATACCGGAATCCGAGCCCCGGGCAGCCGGCGGGCCGCCAGCACCTCCTAGGGGAAGAAGAGGCGGCTTCACAAAAAAGAGACGAGGCGAGTCGATTGAGTAG
- a CDS encoding PqqD family protein has translation MSSEEELRKKLDRGVVDRYVEVRSTKPTRRGNFLGVEEDKFYVAVSEEEVYELSPLAYYIWALCDGEHTVEDMAHNISENANVEYYKVIEPLLVVLDEMRKVGLIEY, from the coding sequence TTGAGTAGCGAAGAAGAACTGCGCAAGAAACTTGACAGGGGCGTTGTAGACAGGTACGTAGAAGTTAGGAGCACGAAGCCTACGAGGCGGGGTAACTTCCTCGGCGTGGAAGAAGACAAGTTCTACGTTGCTGTAAGCGAGGAAGAGGTATACGAGTTATCGCCACTAGCGTACTACATCTGGGCACTCTGCGACGGAGAGCATACGGTCGAAGACATGGCACACAACATCTCAGAAAACGCAAATGTGGAGTACTATAAGGTAATAGAGCCCCTTCTAGTGGTTTTAGATGAGATGAGAAAAGTCGGGCTTATAGAGTACTAG